A single region of the Halobacterium wangiae genome encodes:
- a CDS encoding PHP domain-containing protein — protein MLSVELHTHSELSHDGRDPVEMLLEQAQAVGMDALAVTDHDEIAASLRAADLAPKYDLVGIPGMEVTSADGHVLAIGVHEAVPSGLPFVETLDEIRDRGGIAVVPHPFQSSRSGVAGNISRDELASADAIEVYNSRLLTGRANRQAEEFALDRRVPMTAGSDAHIAEMVGQAVTRVGADERSLSAILDAIRRGETSVEGKRTPWHISFRQAAGGAKRRVRNRFAEFF, from the coding sequence GTGCTGTCCGTCGAACTGCACACCCACTCCGAGCTCTCCCACGACGGCCGGGACCCCGTCGAGATGCTGCTGGAGCAGGCGCAGGCGGTGGGTATGGACGCGCTCGCGGTCACGGACCACGACGAGATCGCGGCGAGTCTGCGGGCCGCCGACCTCGCACCGAAGTACGACCTCGTCGGCATCCCCGGGATGGAGGTGACGAGCGCGGACGGCCACGTGCTTGCGATCGGGGTCCACGAGGCAGTCCCGTCCGGACTCCCGTTCGTGGAGACACTCGACGAGATCCGGGACCGCGGCGGCATCGCCGTCGTCCCCCACCCCTTCCAGTCCTCCCGGAGCGGCGTCGCGGGGAACATCTCGCGGGACGAACTCGCGTCGGCGGACGCCATCGAGGTGTACAACTCGCGGCTGCTCACCGGGCGCGCGAACCGGCAGGCCGAAGAGTTCGCACTCGACCGCCGCGTCCCGATGACCGCGGGGAGCGACGCCCACATCGCGGAGATGGTAGGGCAGGCGGTCACGCGCGTCGGCGCCGACGAACGGTCGCTGTCCGCGATCCTGGACGCGATTCGCCGCGGCGAGACGAGCGTGGAGGGCAAGCGCACCCCGTGGCACATCAGCTTCCGGCAGGCCGCCGGCGGCGCGAAACGCCGCGTGCGCAACCGGTTCGCGGAGTTCTTCTGA